A single region of the Prosthecobacter debontii genome encodes:
- a CDS encoding condensation domain-containing protein, which yields MSQDLRANLKQWLESGEIRLQPLSLPQRELWENSPVPPGDIGNHICAFIEVTGHITPEDCREALRLVVERQEVLRLSFLPGKGQPFQMIRVTGTVAMNYRELPPEQHSQEALEEVMEEIFRQPFDMLRGPLYRVEMLQRGPNRQVLVFAIHHAIADGWTLGVFVQDLAGAYLQSKMSKGTPLPLPDMTYTAWAATERAAWQPGPEMDSRIKFWKEQFTEIPRLWERPADLEDRSGKLTRWASSVPPEATREIRALAKSIGVTLFNTLLTAFQITLAQWTGKTDIIVGSPVANRNYAAAKETMGYFAGVVPLRGRVNAQLPFATAAKAMQDQTMDCFANAMPFAELAKALGLALEEGHNPIFDVRFALQNHPVPDVTLPSLAFKLRMRSTGTARFDLACEVTEDGDELEVVWLYRPSLFDKTDMEELNRRYQKVLADVFHSPHTAISSLTA from the coding sequence ATGTCACAGGATCTCCGAGCCAATCTCAAACAGTGGCTGGAGAGCGGTGAAATCCGTCTCCAGCCCCTGAGTCTGCCGCAGCGGGAACTCTGGGAAAACTCCCCGGTTCCTCCTGGCGATATTGGGAACCACATCTGTGCCTTCATTGAGGTAACGGGCCACATCACGCCGGAGGATTGCCGCGAGGCACTTCGTTTGGTTGTGGAGCGGCAAGAGGTGCTGCGCCTTTCCTTCTTACCGGGGAAAGGCCAGCCCTTTCAGATGATTCGAGTGACCGGCACCGTGGCGATGAACTATCGTGAATTGCCACCCGAACAGCATTCCCAAGAAGCACTGGAAGAGGTCATGGAAGAGATCTTCCGCCAGCCTTTCGACATGCTGCGTGGGCCGCTCTATCGCGTTGAGATGCTTCAGCGAGGTCCCAACCGACAGGTGCTGGTTTTTGCCATTCACCATGCCATCGCCGATGGCTGGACCTTGGGTGTCTTTGTTCAGGATCTGGCCGGGGCTTATCTCCAGAGCAAGATGAGCAAGGGCACCCCGCTGCCTCTGCCTGACATGACTTACACGGCCTGGGCTGCGACTGAACGCGCGGCTTGGCAACCGGGACCGGAGATGGATTCCCGCATCAAGTTCTGGAAGGAGCAGTTCACCGAAATCCCACGGCTGTGGGAGCGACCAGCGGACCTAGAAGATCGTTCGGGTAAACTCACACGCTGGGCCTCCAGCGTTCCTCCTGAGGCCACGCGCGAGATTCGAGCTCTGGCCAAGAGCATTGGGGTCACTTTGTTCAACACGCTGCTCACGGCTTTCCAGATCACCCTGGCGCAATGGACCGGCAAAACCGACATCATCGTCGGCAGCCCCGTGGCGAATCGTAACTACGCCGCTGCAAAGGAAACCATGGGTTACTTCGCAGGGGTTGTGCCTCTGCGTGGTCGGGTCAATGCCCAACTTCCTTTCGCGACAGCGGCTAAGGCGATGCAAGACCAAACGATGGACTGCTTTGCCAATGCGATGCCCTTTGCCGAATTGGCCAAGGCATTGGGGCTCGCACTCGAAGAGGGGCACAATCCGATCTTCGATGTTCGGTTTGCCCTGCAAAACCATCCCGTGCCTGATGTCACGCTTCCTAGCTTAGCGTTTAAGCTGCGCATGCGCTCCACCGGCACGGCGCGTTTTGACCTCGCCTGCGAAGTCACTGAAGACGGAGATGAGTTGGAAGTGGTGTGGCTCTATCGTCCGTCTCTTTTTGACAAAACGGACATGGAAGAACTCAATCGCCGCTATCAGAAGGTGCTGGCAGACGTATTCCATTCTCCCCACACTGCCATCTCCAGCCTCACAGCCTGA